Genomic DNA from Desulfurivibrio alkaliphilus AHT 2:
CCCAGCCGCCTGAATCACTTCGTAAAACCTCACGGCCGCACATGATCCCGTGGCGCTGCAGGTGTTCCTTGACCGCCGAGATCTCCTCCTCGCGGCGGTGGAAGATGCCGGCATTGTCAAACTTCTTTGAAAATTAAGCGGCCTTAGGACGTTTTCCTTGCTGGCCAACTTTTAAGGAGGTATTTAGCCAGAGCCTCTTTCATTGAACCGTGAAGGTCAATGGTGAAGACCACCCCGATGTCATCGCCGAAGGAGAAAACAAATCAGGGGGCGTTGGGCACACATTATCCCAGGACCACGGCTTTATCTCGCCGTAATAGGAGATTATTTTTATATTCCATTCATTACTGCCGAATCCACTCGGACTATTATTCTCAATTGGATTCCAGCCATCCGTGCACCCATCACCCATGCAGCCTATCCATTGGCTGGAACAAGCTTGATTATAAGCGTAGACGACCACATTACTGTAAGATGAACTGTTGTCCCAGGTTACATAATCGGTACTAGAAATTATTTGTCCGGGGGCGGGGAAGGTGAACACCGGTATTTCCGGCGAATCGGTTGTTGTCGCCCCGCTACTGCCGGAGCTGCCACTTTGTTTCACATAATCAACAAGTAATATCCCGCTTGCGGGATCATATACGCTTAAGGCTGTTGCTGTAACCGTGTAGTCCACGATGATCGTAGAATTCGCTGGCGTCCCATCACAACCACCGTTCGCGTCAAATGTAAAAGTTATAGCTGTATCGGTATACGTATATGTGCCTCCTTCTATACATCCGCCCCATGCTGCATCATAATTTTCCCAAGTAATATCGGTTAACGTTAGGGTTTGGTTGGAAGAACTCGCTGTTGCAGCGTGAAACCAAGTCCCAATCAATGCAGCACTGCTTCCAGTATCATTGTCATGGGGGCAAGTCATTTTCTTCCAATAACGGTTGTAGTCGTCATCGTCTACAATGCTGTTGCCGTACTCGTACCAGACTCGTCTGACATCTATCTGATCGGTTCCGGTTTGAAGTAAAATCGCCTTCTGGTCACCACTTTTTCCCTCTTCGGCTGTCCGGAACCACAGCTCTCCCCCAATAATCTCGAAGCCAATGCTAACTGACTCATCCATGTCGCCGTATTGGAATTCAGCGTGGCTCAGGGAGGTAAAGGTATGACACATGCCGACATAAGCAGGGTCAAAATACCGGTACTCCACCCAAGTATCACCGACCCTGATGGGACCGAAACCGATCAGCTCTACTGTTTTTGCGGATTTTTTTGTGAATACCCCGGTAATTTCTGCTAATTTGCCGCCCCCTTCGCCGCAGACGTTCCCTGCTGCGTTGAGCGTAAGTGTGTCGCGTGCGCTATTTAACGTTCCCTGCCCAGTAACATGAAAATTTACACAATCTGAATTGGTTGAATTGGAGATGATCGTGAAATTATAAACACCTGAGGTGATCGCTCCCGAAATTGAACCATCTTCAAAGATAGTTCCAGACACCCCTCCGGCTTCTTCTGCCAGGACGAAAACCAGCGACTCGGTTCCGTTGTCCGAGTCGTCTGGGTTGCCGGTAACGGTTAAAGTCAAATTGCCGTTCCAGGTCCCGGCAAAATCCCCTGCGGACGCTTCAGTGCTTCCGTTTTCTCCACCACCGCCGCCTCCGCTTCCGCTTCCACTATCACCGGAGCAAGCCGTTAGCAGAAAAAAGGCCGAAACCAAAACCACCCAAAATAGCTTTTTCATTTTTCCCTCCTCCACCTGAACACCCTCCCATTGGCTACACGGTTTTCTTACAATAAGAACCGATGCTTCCCGTCCCCACTTCGCGATGGGTCTATTTTTTCGTGCGTTTCAACTGCTAAGCAAAAATCGTTCCCCCTTGGCCAACACAGCAAAAAAACCTCAACTTGACCAACCCTAAGGGCAGACCTAAGCTCAGCACTGGGACAAACCGCCAGAGCCGGTGTATCTGTTTGGGATAATGGCCAGATTCGGCATGGTTAAATGACCAGATGTGGCTTCGCAGGCACCCGGTTGGGCGGCAAAAAATAAAGTAGCAACCACCCCTTGAAAAACATAAAAAAACCGCCCCGGAATTATACCCAGAGCGGCTTATTGGTTTGTTGGCTGGCAGGGGCAACTAAAAATCACAAAAAGATCACAGGCGCACCTCTATCCCGTGACGCTGCAGGTGTTCCTTGACCGCCGAGATCTCCACCTCGCGGCGGTGGAAGATGCCGGCGGCCAGGGCGGCTTCGGCGTTGGTGGCGGTGAAGACCTCGCTGAAGTGTTCGGATCTGCCGGCGCCGCTGGAGGCGATCACCGGGATACCCACCGCCTCTTTGACCATTTTGATCAGTTCCAGGTCGAAGCCGGAGTTGGTGCCGTCCTTGTCGATACAGTTGAGCAGAATCTCGCCGGCCCCCAGTTCCTCGCAGGCCGCCGCCAGGGTGGCGGCATCAAGGTCGCGGCCCTCGCGACCGCCCTTGACGGTGCACTGGTACCAGCAATACTCTTCGCCATTGGGGCCGGGAAAGGCGGTGGGGATTACCCGGTGGGGCACCTCATCGGGGCTCTTTACGTAAACCCGGCGGGGGTCGATGGAAATCACCACCGCCTGGTTGCCGTAAACATAGGCTATTTGCTCAATGGAGCTTTTGCCGTCCTTCCTGCGGCCCCGGCGCAGATAATCCTCCACCACCGCCACCGCGTCGCTGCCGATGGAGATCTTGTCGGCCCCGGCCCGGAAATAGCGGGCCGCCACGTCCAGGGCCGAGTAAAAACGACCATTGGCGTCGGTGAACTCCCGGATGCCGCCGCCGATGGTGAGCGGCACGAAAACCTCTTCCGAGGCCCGTTCCAGCACCTCCAGCATGGGCTGATCTTCCAAGGGAAAGTCACGGAAGGCGGTGATGTTAAGAAAGGTCACCTCGTCGGCCCCCTCCCGGAAGTAGCGGGCCGCCAGCTCCACCGGCTTACCCAGGTTGCGTACCTCACCACCGCTCTCCCGGACATCGTACTGGTCGCCTTTGGTTACCACCAGATCACCCTGATCATTGCTGCGGACATCGAGGCAGGCGATGATCCGCTTGGCCAGCCTGGTACGGGAAGGCGGAAAGCCGGAAGCACCCAGACTAACTCCCGGGGCCGGGGTTGCGACGCTGACCGGCCGGGGCCGGGCCTGGGGTTCCTGCAGGAAGTTGCGTAAAATATTCAGCCCTGCCCGACCGCTTTTTTCCGGGTGAAACTGGCAGGCCACCACCTTTCCCCGCTGCACGGCGCTGATGAAGTCGCCGCCGTATGCGGTTTCCGCCAGGATCCAGGCACGGTTTTCCTGGCTGGCGGTAGCGCGGTAGGTGTGGACGAAGTATAATTTTTCCTCTCGGTAGTCGGCAAAAAGCGACGAGGGCTGGCGCATGGCAATGCCGTTCCAGCCGATCTGGGGCACTGCCAGGCCCGGCGCCCGGAACCTCTCAATGTGCCCTTTGATCAGGCCCAGCCCGGCCACCCCGGGAGACTCCTCACTGCCTTCAAACAGGGTCTGCAAACCCAGGCAGATGCCCAGGTAAGGGCGGTCGGCCGCCAGGTATTGCCGCAGGGGCTCCAAAAAACCTCGGTTCTGCAGGCTTTCCATGGCGGCGCCAAAGCTTCCCACGCCGGGAAAGATCAGTTTTTCGGCCCGCAGGATATCGGCGGGCTCGACCACCTCTTGTACGGTATAGCCCAGTTTGCGGATGGCGTTACGGACGCTGCGCACGTTGCCCGCGCCGTAATCCAGCAGGGTGACGATGGGTAAGGTGCCGGTGGTCATTTTACCATGACCTCCCGGGACCAGTCGTTGTGTTCAAACTGGCGGTGGTCCGGCTTGGGGTCTTTCTCTTCCACCAGGCGCTGCTCCAGCCACTTCAGGATCTTGTCAAACTCCTCCCGCACCTGGGCCATGGCCTGGCCCCGGTGGCTGACCTGGTTTTTCTCCTCCGGGGTCATCTCGGCAAAAGTTTTGCCAAGGGGATGGTAAAACATCACCGGATCATAACCAAACCCTCCGCTGCCTTTGGGCTCGTGGGTAATCTCCCCCTCACAGCGCCCCTCGTAAGTCAGGGCCGGACCGGAGGGCACGGCCAACGACAGGACGCAAACAAAGGCGGCCCGGCGATCTTCCTTGCCCTCCATCTCCTTCAGCAGCTTGGCGATGTTGGCCGCATCATCGGCTTTTTCTCCGGCATAGCGGGCCGAATAAACCCCCGGGGCGCCATCCAGGGCCGCCACCTCCAGGCCGGAGTCGTCGGCCATGGCCGGCAGCCCTAAAGCCTTGGCGGTAAACAGGGCCTTTTTGTAAGCGTTGTCATCAAAGGTGGCGCCATCCTCCACCACTTCCGGCAGCGGCCCGAAATCGGCCAGTGAACGGATATCCACCGGGAAACCTGCCAGCATCTGTTGCAACTCCTTGACCTTGCCCTGATTGCGGGTGGCCAAAACAATAATCTGCTTCATCGTACTATCTCCAGGTTGGCAAACATGTACTTACAAGGGTTACGAAACCAAAAAAATCGGCAAACGTCCAGCCGTGCCGCGGGTTACGGCACGGCTGGACGTTTGCCTAAAACCATAGGTTACAAACCACCACTGCCGCCACAATGCCGGCCGCATCGGCGGTGAGGGCGGCGGGCAGGGCGTGGCGGGTGCGGGTAATCCCCACGGCGCCGAAATATACCGCCAGCACATAAAAAGTGGTTTCGGTGGAGCCCTGCATCACCGAAACCAGAAAGGCGACAAAGCTGTCCGGGTCGCGGGCCACGATCTCGCTCATCATCCCGAAGGCGCCGCTGCCGGAAAGCGGCCGCATCAGGGCCACGCTCAAGGCCTCGGCGGGCAGCCCGACCCGCTCGGTAAAAGGGGAGAGGACGTTGATCAAAATCTCCATGGCGCCGCTGGCCCGGAACATGCCGATGGCAACAAAAATCGCCACCAGGAAAGGGATAATCCGCACCGCGGTGTTGAACCCTTCCTTGGCCCCTTCGGTGGCCACTTCATACACCCTGACCCCGCGCAGATAGCCGAAAATCAGCAAACCGGCAATCAGCATGGGAATCAGCCAGGTGGAGATGGCGCCGATCACCGAGATGGAGTCCTCCCCGCCAGCGCCGCCGGCAAAAAACAGCCGGTAGACAACCCCGCCGGCAAAGGCCAGCAACAACAGCAGGATAAAAAAACGGCCGGCGGCACCGGGCGGGCTTAAAGTCACACCATCAGCAGGCTGGGAGGGCTGGCTCGGCTGAGCGCCGGCAGCAGTCCCGCCGTCAGGCTTGGCCCCCGGCGCCCCGGCCTCCGGCCCGGCGGCGATCCCGGTCATCCCGGCAACCGGCGGTTTGCCCGGTTCGGGACCGGCCAGCAATTTGGCCATGGTGATGGCCACCATGGTCGAGCAAAGGGTGGCGACAATGGCGGGAATCAGAATCTCCGCCGGACTGGTGGCTCCGGCGGCGGCCCGCACGGTGATCACCCCCAGGGGCAGGAGGGTGACGCTGGAGGTGTTGATGGCCAGGAAAAGGCACATGGCGTTGGTGGCCGTGCCTTTTTCATGGGCCAGCTTGTCCAGCTCCTGCATGGCCTTGATGCCCATGGGGGTGGCGGCATTACCAAGCCCCATGGTATTGGCGGCCATGTTCATGATCATGGCGCTCATAGCCGGGTGTTCGGCGGGCACCTGGGGAAAAAGGCGGGTCATCAGCGGTTTCAGGGCCCGGGCGATCATCAGCATCAACCCGCCGGCCTCGGCCACCTTCATCAGCCCCAGCCAGAAGGCCATGGGTCCGATCAGGCCAATGGCCAGCATTACCCCTGATTTGGCCGATTCAAAAGAGGCGGTGGTAACTTCATCCATCCGCCCGGTATAGGCGGCGGTCACCGTGGCCACGGCGATCATCCCCAGCCAGATAATGTTGATTGCCGATGCTTTGGGAGCGTGCATAACCCGGCCACTTTACCCAAAACCCCGGGTGAGACGCCATAAAAAACCGTTATGCAAAATTTAATTAAAAATGGTTACAATGTTCTGCCAGGCAGCGTTGATTGAAGGGGAGAGGGTTTGACCTTGGAACACTTTATTGCCAGACAGCCAATATTCGATACCAAAGGGCGCGTCTTCGCCTACGAACTTCTGTTTCGTTCCGGTCTCCACAACTATTTCGACAGCGATGATTTCGATCAGGCTTCGGCCAGGGTTATCGCCAACAGCAACCTGCTCTTCACCCTAGATGAGATGACCGGCAATACCAGGGCCTTTCTTAACTGTACAGAAAAGGTACTTCTCAAGGGCCTGATGACGACCCTGCCACGCCAACAGGCTGTGGTTGAAATCCTTGAAAATGTCGAACCTACCCCAGAGGTTGTGCAGGCATGCAAACGCCTTAAAGAGCAGGGTTATACCCTGGCTCTGGACGACTTTGTCTACCACCGAAATTTTGAGCCGTTGCTGGATCTGGCCGACATCGTCAAGGTCGACTTTCTGCTGTCTGATAACAAACAACAGGATGAGATGGCGCGAAAACTGCTCCCGCGCGGCATCAAAATGCTCGCCGAAAAGGTTGAAACC
This window encodes:
- a CDS encoding nucleoside recognition domain-containing protein — its product is MHAPKASAINIIWLGMIAVATVTAAYTGRMDEVTTASFESAKSGVMLAIGLIGPMAFWLGLMKVAEAGGLMLMIARALKPLMTRLFPQVPAEHPAMSAMIMNMAANTMGLGNAATPMGIKAMQELDKLAHEKGTATNAMCLFLAINTSSVTLLPLGVITVRAAAGATSPAEILIPAIVATLCSTMVAITMAKLLAGPEPGKPPVAGMTGIAAGPEAGAPGAKPDGGTAAGAQPSQPSQPADGVTLSPPGAAGRFFILLLLLAFAGGVVYRLFFAGGAGGEDSISVIGAISTWLIPMLIAGLLIFGYLRGVRVYEVATEGAKEGFNTAVRIIPFLVAIFVAIGMFRASGAMEILINVLSPFTERVGLPAEALSVALMRPLSGSGAFGMMSEIVARDPDSFVAFLVSVMQGSTETTFYVLAVYFGAVGITRTRHALPAALTADAAGIVAAVVVCNLWF
- a CDS encoding XTP/dITP diphosphatase — encoded protein: MKQIIVLATRNQGKVKELQQMLAGFPVDIRSLADFGPLPEVVEDGATFDDNAYKKALFTAKALGLPAMADDSGLEVAALDGAPGVYSARYAGEKADDAANIAKLLKEMEGKEDRRAAFVCVLSLAVPSGPALTYEGRCEGEITHEPKGSGGFGYDPVMFYHPLGKTFAEMTPEEKNQVSHRGQAMAQVREEFDKILKWLEQRLVEEKDPKPDHRQFEHNDWSREVMVK
- a CDS encoding imidazole glycerol phosphate synthase HisHF, producing the protein MTTGTLPIVTLLDYGAGNVRSVRNAIRKLGYTVQEVVEPADILRAEKLIFPGVGSFGAAMESLQNRGFLEPLRQYLAADRPYLGICLGLQTLFEGSEESPGVAGLGLIKGHIERFRAPGLAVPQIGWNGIAMRQPSSLFADYREEKLYFVHTYRATASQENRAWILAETAYGGDFISAVQRGKVVACQFHPEKSGRAGLNILRNFLQEPQARPRPVSVATPAPGVSLGASGFPPSRTRLAKRIIACLDVRSNDQGDLVVTKGDQYDVRESGGEVRNLGKPVELAARYFREGADEVTFLNITAFRDFPLEDQPMLEVLERASEEVFVPLTIGGGIREFTDANGRFYSALDVAARYFRAGADKISIGSDAVAVVEDYLRRGRRKDGKSSIEQIAYVYGNQAVVISIDPRRVYVKSPDEVPHRVIPTAFPGPNGEEYCWYQCTVKGGREGRDLDAATLAAACEELGAGEILLNCIDKDGTNSGFDLELIKMVKEAVGIPVIASSGAGRSEHFSEVFTATNAEAALAAGIFHRREVEISAVKEHLQRHGIEVRL